A genome region from Hippopotamus amphibius kiboko isolate mHipAmp2 chromosome 1, mHipAmp2.hap2, whole genome shotgun sequence includes the following:
- the LOC130834585 gene encoding olfactory receptor 10K2, translating into MEWVNETLVREFVFLGFSSLAGLQQLLFVVFLLMYLFTLGTNAIIISTIVLDRALHTPMYFFLAVLSCSETCYTFIIVPKMLVDLLAQKKTISFMGCAIQMFSFLFLGCSHSFLLAAMGYDRYVAICNPLRYTVLMGYGVCMGLVAAACVCGFTVAQIITSLIFHLPFHSSNQLHHFFCDISPVLKVASHHNHFSQLVIIMLCALVLVIPLLLILVSYIRILSAILQFPSTLGRYKAFSTCASHLIIVIVHYGCASFIYLRPKSTYSSSWDALISVSYTILTPLFNPMIYSLRNKEFKSALQRVMGRTISLP; encoded by the coding sequence ATGGAGTGGGTCAACGAGACCTTGGTGAGGGAGTTTGTCTTCCTCGGCTTCTCATCTCTGGCTGGGCTGCAGCAGCTGCTCTTTGTTGTCTTCCTGCTCATGTACCTGTTCACCCTGGGCACCAATGCCATCATCATTTCCACCATTGTGCTGGACAGAGCCCTCCatacccccatgtacttcttccttgcTGTCCTCTCCTGCTCTGAGACGTGCTACACCTTCATCATTGTACCTAAGATGCTGGTTGACCTGCTGGCCCAGAAAAAGACCATCTCCTTCATGGGCTGTGCCATCCAgatgttttccttcctcttcctagGTTGCTCTCACTCCTTCCTGCTGGCAGCCATGGGTTATGATCGTTACGTGGCCATCTGTAACCCTCTGCGCTACACAGTGCTCATGGGTTATGGGGTGTGTATGGGACTAGTTGCTGCTGCCTGTGTCTGTGGCTTTACTGTTGCACAGATCATCACATCCCTGATATTTCACCTGCCATTTCATTCCTCCAACCAGCTGCATCACTTCTTCTGTGACATTTCACCTGTTCTCAAGGTGGCATCTCACCATAACCACTTTAGTCAGCTTGTCATTATCATGCTCTGTGCCTTGGTCCTGGTCATCCCCTTGTTATTGATTTTGGTATCCTATATTCGCATCCTATCTGCCATACTCCAATTTCCTTCCACATTAGGCAGGTACAAAGCTTTTTCTACCTGTGCTTCTCACCTCATTATTGTCATTGTCCATTATGGCTGTGCCTCCTTTATATACCTGAGACCTAAATCCACCTACTCCTCAAGCTGGGATGCTCTCATATCAGTATCCTACACTATCCTAACTCCTCTG